Proteins co-encoded in one Chitinivibrionales bacterium genomic window:
- a CDS encoding sporulation protein — MSLSDVIQTALEKINYIAKTETVIGEPIVAGDVTLIPVSKISIGFAAGGGGNE; from the coding sequence ATGTCATTATCAGACGTAATACAAACAGCACTGGAAAAGATCAATTACATCGCAAAGACCGAGACTGTAATCGGCGAGCCCATTGTTGCGGGTGATGTTACGCTTATTCCTGTATCGAAGATTTCGATAGGATTTGCAGCCGGCGGCGGCGGTAATGAAAG
- a CDS encoding ATPase produces the protein MKIAIPIVEGNLSLHFGHCQEFALVDIDESGKKIVNTEMLPAPAHQPGLLPRWLHEKGATVIIAGGMGSRAQMLFKENNIEVITGASSEKPEKIIADYLKGTLVTGGNVCDH, from the coding sequence ATGAAAATCGCCATTCCGATTGTCGAGGGAAATCTTTCCCTTCATTTTGGTCATTGTCAGGAGTTTGCGCTGGTCGATATCGATGAATCAGGAAAGAAGATCGTCAATACCGAGATGTTACCCGCGCCAGCTCATCAGCCGGGCCTGCTCCCCCGGTGGCTTCATGAAAAAGGAGCAACGGTAATCATCGCCGGAGGAATGGGCTCCCGGGCCCAGATGCTCTTTAAAGAGAATAATATCGAGGTAATAACCGGTGCATCATCGGAAAAACCGGAAAAAATCATTGCCGATTACCTGAAGGGAACCCTCGTTACCGGCGGTAACGTGTGTGATCACTAG
- a CDS encoding P-loop NTPase, with protein sequence MNRAQEDRIAQKEKQDRQIKDSLAKIGHTILVMSGKGGVGKSSIAVNIAAALAEEGFRVGLMDVDIHGPSIPQMLGIPVVQEMETPPDGEDAEKAVTFHDNRIFPAHYSDKLSVVSIECMLESRDTAVIWRGPLKIGVIRQFFSEVEWGELDYLVIDSPPGTGDEPLTVAQTVPDASALIVTTPQRVSLRDVRKSINFCRQVNLNISGLVENLSGFYCPGCNKQIDLFKTGGGEQTAREMNVPFLGSLPIFPAMVEACDEGVPGISKSKTIKESFAPIVEKIREKME encoded by the coding sequence ATGAACAGAGCCCAGGAAGATCGAATTGCACAAAAAGAGAAGCAGGACCGGCAGATAAAAGACTCTCTGGCAAAAATCGGCCATACGATCCTTGTCATGAGCGGCAAAGGCGGGGTAGGGAAGAGCAGCATCGCAGTCAATATCGCCGCAGCACTTGCAGAAGAGGGATTCAGAGTCGGGCTGATGGATGTTGATATTCATGGTCCAAGTATTCCCCAGATGCTGGGAATTCCTGTGGTGCAGGAAATGGAGACTCCTCCAGATGGCGAGGATGCCGAAAAAGCGGTAACTTTTCATGATAACAGAATATTTCCGGCACATTATTCCGACAAGCTGTCGGTAGTATCGATTGAATGTATGCTGGAAAGCAGAGATACTGCGGTCATATGGCGCGGTCCGCTCAAAATCGGGGTAATCCGTCAATTCTTTTCTGAAGTCGAATGGGGAGAACTCGATTATCTTGTTATCGATTCGCCGCCCGGTACCGGTGATGAACCTTTGACGGTTGCTCAGACGGTTCCCGATGCTTCGGCGTTGATTGTCACGACACCGCAGCGTGTCTCGTTGCGGGATGTTCGAAAATCCATAAACTTCTGTCGGCAGGTGAACCTGAATATTTCGGGCCTGGTCGAAAACCTCAGCGGATTTTATTGTCCCGGATGTAATAAACAGATCGATCTGTTCAAGACCGGTGGCGGAGAACAGACTGCCCGTGAGATGAATGTCCCTTTCCTGGGATCGCTGCCGATTTTCCCGGCCATGGTCGAAGCCTGTGATGAAGGCGTTCCCGGGATAAGTAAATCGAAAACAATCAAAGAATCATTTGCACCCATTGTGGAGAAAATCAGAGAGAAAATGGAATAG
- a CDS encoding dinitrogenase iron-molybdenum cofactor biosynthesis protein, whose protein sequence is MKIAVTSTGRTSDSDVDQRFGRAACFLIFDTDTGAYQTLDNAQNYTAAQGAGIQAAQTIASTGVDVLITGHCGPKAFKALRAANIAVITGVSGTIEEAVEHYKGGELKEAAGADVEGHW, encoded by the coding sequence ATGAAAATAGCGGTAACGTCGACAGGACGAACGTCTGATTCAGATGTGGATCAACGATTCGGCAGAGCGGCCTGCTTTTTGATTTTCGACACCGACACCGGTGCTTATCAAACGCTTGACAATGCACAAAATTATACTGCCGCACAGGGAGCGGGGATCCAGGCTGCTCAAACGATCGCTTCGACCGGGGTTGATGTACTCATAACCGGACATTGCGGTCCCAAGGCATTCAAAGCCTTAAGAGCAGCAAACATAGCGGTGATTACCGGTGTGTCGGGAACGATTGAGGAAGCGGTTGAGCACTACAAAGGGGGCGAACTCAAAGAAGCTGCCGGAGCGGATGTGGAAGGTCACTGGTAA
- a CDS encoding 4Fe-4S dicluster domain-containing protein — MSVTIDSRKCTGCGVCIPSCPRDALSYEERKAVVDPTVCRECGFCVSRCPQEAMIIHGKSVGNS; from the coding sequence GTGTCTGTAACAATTGATTCAAGAAAGTGTACCGGGTGCGGGGTATGTATTCCTTCATGTCCCCGTGATGCCCTGAGTTATGAGGAGCGTAAAGCGGTGGTCGACCCAACCGTATGCCGGGAGTGTGGATTTTGTGTTTCCCGATGTCCGCAGGAAGCAATGATAATCCATGGGAAATCGGTCGGAAATTCATAG
- a CDS encoding PAS domain-containing protein: MSWTKENLLNLLDTIQEGVFVVDNKCHITFFNKAAEAITGTSKSCALSRQCWEVLRADCCGEECLLRKTLRTGELFSERPVTMITADGTPKLVSIATTVLRDQDGTTEGAVETFRDISSDEDRLHSRLSHYRYQDIITLNRGMQKIIETLPLIADSNSTVLLQGESGTGKELFARAIHKLSPRRDKPFIAINCSALPDNLLESELFGYKAGAFTDAKKDKPGRFALARGGVIFLDEIGDTSPAMQVKLLRAIQEKEYEPLGSVTTVKADVRIITATNKNLQELVENGSFRRDLYYRLNVINITIPPLRERKDDIPLLADYFVNKLNKQQRKQVRGIDDEAMASLIAHDYPGNVRELENLLERAFVLCRKGYITPQHFAGMIGSQNLQKREPDPQEQNRSLKNVEAAFLLNALKRNNWQRGKTARELGINRSTLYRKISAYGIDESTSA; the protein is encoded by the coding sequence ATGTCATGGACTAAAGAAAATCTGCTGAACCTTCTGGACACCATTCAGGAGGGGGTGTTTGTTGTCGACAACAAATGCCACATTACCTTTTTCAACAAGGCTGCCGAAGCGATAACGGGAACGAGTAAATCCTGTGCATTGAGCCGTCAGTGCTGGGAAGTTCTTCGGGCGGACTGCTGTGGTGAAGAGTGTCTTTTACGGAAAACACTCAGGACCGGAGAGCTGTTCTCCGAACGGCCGGTAACAATGATTACCGCCGACGGCACTCCCAAACTGGTATCGATTGCGACCACGGTTCTCCGGGATCAGGACGGCACTACTGAGGGTGCCGTTGAGACATTCCGGGATATTTCATCGGATGAAGACCGTCTTCACTCACGTCTTTCTCATTACCGGTACCAGGACATTATCACCCTGAACCGAGGGATGCAGAAGATTATCGAGACCCTGCCGCTCATTGCCGACTCCAACAGCACAGTCCTGTTACAGGGAGAGAGCGGTACGGGCAAAGAGCTCTTTGCCCGGGCCATTCACAAGCTGAGTCCGCGGCGTGACAAGCCGTTCATTGCGATCAACTGCAGCGCCCTTCCCGACAATCTTCTGGAATCGGAGCTTTTCGGGTACAAGGCCGGAGCATTTACCGATGCAAAGAAGGACAAGCCGGGCCGGTTCGCCCTCGCCCGGGGCGGTGTGATTTTTCTCGATGAAATCGGCGACACCTCGCCTGCCATGCAGGTAAAGCTTTTGAGGGCGATCCAGGAAAAGGAATACGAGCCGCTGGGAAGTGTAACCACGGTTAAGGCCGATGTCCGTATTATTACCGCTACCAATAAAAATCTTCAGGAACTGGTCGAAAACGGCTCGTTCAGAAGAGACCTCTATTACCGTCTAAATGTCATCAACATAACAATCCCACCTCTTCGGGAAAGAAAAGACGACATCCCACTCCTGGCAGACTACTTTGTCAACAAACTTAACAAACAGCAACGAAAACAGGTGCGGGGTATCGATGATGAAGCCATGGCAAGCCTGATCGCCCACGACTATCCGGGCAACGTGAGAGAACTGGAAAACCTGCTCGAACGAGCCTTTGTACTCTGCCGTAAAGGATATATCACCCCGCAACATTTTGCCGGAATGATCGGCTCGCAAAACTTACAAAAGCGAGAACCCGATCCGCAGGAACAAAACAGATCACTGAAAAATGTGGAGGCGGCTTTCCTGCTGAATGCACTCAAACGAAACAACTGGCAACGGGGTAAAACCGCCCGGGAACTCGGAATCAACCGGAGCACCCTCTACCGGAAAATCAGTGCCTATGGTATCGATGAGTCCACCTCGGCCTGA
- a CDS encoding aminopeptidase, translating to MKTKHLPLLFSLLFFNCYLFRQGVSFLSYQRKAVPVDRIISDTTVDDSLIEFLNGTTAIRLYARDSLGLSLNDNFTTFVETDKRSIVSVVTACAPDTFNQHTWWFPIVGKMPYKGFYKLKHARKEVARLRKKGLDVAVRPAGAFSTLGFFKDPLYSYMTRYSPYRLASMIIHEQVHATIFLKSNADFNEAMAVFIGDNAALHYIKATRGESSREYLKARNIYKDEKTFISLVLGLYDELDSIYSLNLLSEEILELKQARIEHFKYHYDKNYDSLFTTRRYKRFSSRKINNAVLAEYKTYNYDVGIFEKLYRHFEYDMKAMIAFLKTIPKREKDPVEFIEFKLDK from the coding sequence ATGAAAACAAAACACCTTCCCCTTCTTTTTTCGCTGCTTTTTTTCAACTGTTATCTCTTCCGGCAGGGGGTCAGTTTTCTCTCATACCAGCGAAAGGCCGTGCCGGTAGACAGGATTATCAGCGATACAACCGTTGACGATTCCCTGATCGAGTTTCTCAACGGGACCACGGCGATTCGTCTTTATGCCCGGGATTCACTGGGGTTATCGCTCAATGATAATTTCACTACCTTTGTTGAAACCGACAAACGCTCTATTGTTTCAGTCGTAACCGCCTGCGCGCCCGATACTTTTAATCAACACACCTGGTGGTTTCCCATTGTGGGTAAAATGCCCTATAAAGGGTTTTACAAACTGAAACATGCCCGCAAAGAAGTCGCCCGACTTCGGAAAAAGGGCCTCGATGTCGCCGTGCGTCCTGCCGGCGCGTTCAGCACCCTCGGGTTCTTTAAAGATCCCCTCTATTCCTACATGACCCGCTACTCCCCCTACCGGCTTGCGTCAATGATTATTCACGAACAGGTCCATGCTACCATATTCCTGAAAAGTAACGCCGATTTCAATGAAGCCATGGCGGTCTTTATCGGCGACAACGCCGCGCTCCATTATATCAAAGCAACCAGGGGTGAATCCTCCCGGGAATACCTGAAAGCGCGCAACATTTACAAAGACGAAAAAACGTTCATCTCCCTGGTCCTGGGACTCTACGATGAACTCGATTCAATTTACTCTCTGAATCTTCTTTCCGAAGAAATTTTAGAACTGAAACAGGCCCGGATCGAGCATTTCAAATACCACTACGACAAAAATTACGATTCCCTTTTCACTACCCGGAGATACAAACGCTTTTCTTCACGAAAAATTAACAATGCCGTGCTTGCAGAATACAAAACCTACAACTACGACGTCGGTATTTTCGAAAAACTCTACCGACATTTTGAATACGATATGAAAGCGATGATTGCCTTTCTTAAAACCATTCCCAAAAGAGAAAAAGATCCGGTTGAATTCATTGAATTCAAATTGGATAAATGA
- a CDS encoding STAS domain-containing protein codes for MEIREHLLDGKTVLYLSGSISGIESIQLARMLEDYRKNDCGRLVIDMKEVQFIDSTALGGFIYLSKMMEKAGICLELHTPPIHLQELFTDCSLESILYITSGENIIT; via the coding sequence GTGGAAATTCGAGAACATTTATTGGATGGGAAAACGGTCCTTTATCTCAGCGGGTCGATAAGCGGTATAGAATCGATACAGCTTGCCCGTATGCTCGAAGACTATCGGAAAAATGACTGTGGCCGTCTTGTCATCGACATGAAAGAGGTCCAGTTCATAGACAGTACCGCTTTAGGGGGATTCATTTACTTGAGCAAGATGATGGAAAAGGCGGGAATCTGTCTGGAGTTGCACACGCCGCCCATTCATTTACAGGAACTTTTTACAGATTGTTCTTTGGAAAGTATTCTGTATATCACTTCCGGTGAAAATATTATTACCTAA
- a CDS encoding DUF342 domain-containing protein has product MKKNSGKNKGGRPDKNVDRLLDELQRRINAIETDEILEGQTEEELEARGFLGDKKIEVTRSEHMNRRLSAGYTFPEGVEYATHEPVGSCEEIGREGIGDIAVITPKTAPITRPVPQEKEASGPRDIFDKQYLEECNLDITVSVDTIRFCPKVNGRLVLAGERLYLIPSDMDGTFSIRIVDAEMRALADFRAPAGEGIMPDCESVCNELETMGVRTGIKTDRIKEVLETVKTTRESANDIVIAEGKPPVDGKDAAVDFKFDTCPTQEEYRILPDGRIDYRKQATIPIVHKGDLLAVVSEPSAGIDGYDLTGAVAKAYQGERKVLCPGMNVTADENMEYRAECDGQASLNGNVLSVYKQFVVEGNVDYGCGNVRFNGNVMVKGNVLSGFEVHADGDIIVFGNTDGAVLKAGRDIRVEGGIIGRNECVISCGRDLFTKHIQNGIVEAQGDVNVRNSIVQSTVSAGGTIRLDGKKAAIIGGAVCALNAVRARTIGSEYGVRTAVEAGTDYQARKMGEELDRSARFCGDNIKKIDDVFLSLKAMVKKGVSLGPDKKSRVAQIRKKRSQLKKYREVMEWKKKELEKHSHTNTMAVICIEDKIFADVMLKIIDKKLLIHNTISHICFRYDNKKDRIMQGEYSKEG; this is encoded by the coding sequence AAGCGCGGGGCTTTTTAGGCGACAAAAAAATCGAAGTTACCCGGAGCGAACACATGAACCGGCGGCTCAGCGCAGGCTATACCTTCCCCGAGGGAGTTGAGTACGCTACTCATGAACCGGTCGGGTCCTGCGAAGAAATTGGTCGGGAAGGCATAGGTGATATCGCGGTGATTACCCCGAAAACAGCACCGATTACCCGCCCCGTGCCCCAAGAGAAAGAGGCGTCTGGTCCGCGGGATATCTTTGACAAACAATACCTGGAAGAGTGTAATCTTGATATTACCGTATCGGTCGATACCATACGTTTTTGTCCTAAAGTAAATGGGCGGCTGGTTCTTGCGGGAGAGAGGCTCTACCTGATACCCTCGGATATGGACGGCACCTTTTCCATCCGGATTGTCGACGCCGAAATGCGTGCTCTGGCCGATTTCAGGGCGCCTGCCGGAGAGGGTATCATGCCTGACTGCGAATCCGTTTGCAACGAGCTTGAAACGATGGGGGTCAGGACCGGTATAAAGACCGACAGGATTAAGGAGGTATTGGAGACAGTTAAAACCACCCGTGAATCGGCCAATGATATTGTTATTGCTGAAGGGAAACCGCCTGTTGACGGCAAGGACGCCGCTGTCGATTTCAAATTCGATACCTGTCCTACGCAGGAGGAGTACCGGATTCTTCCCGACGGAAGGATCGATTATCGAAAGCAGGCCACAATTCCGATCGTTCACAAAGGGGACCTGCTTGCGGTGGTTTCCGAGCCCTCGGCGGGCATTGACGGATACGATCTCACCGGCGCGGTGGCGAAGGCATATCAGGGTGAACGGAAAGTGCTGTGCCCGGGAATGAATGTTACGGCCGATGAAAATATGGAGTATCGGGCCGAGTGTGACGGCCAGGCCTCGCTGAACGGCAATGTGCTGTCGGTCTACAAGCAGTTTGTTGTGGAGGGAAATGTCGATTATGGATGCGGCAATGTCCGGTTTAACGGCAATGTGATGGTGAAAGGAAATGTGTTGTCCGGGTTTGAAGTGCATGCCGACGGGGATATTATTGTTTTCGGCAACACCGACGGCGCTGTTCTGAAAGCAGGACGGGATATCCGGGTTGAAGGCGGTATTATCGGCAGAAATGAGTGCGTTATCAGCTGCGGACGGGACCTTTTTACAAAGCATATTCAGAACGGTATAGTCGAAGCGCAGGGTGATGTTAATGTCAGGAATTCGATTGTACAGAGCACGGTCAGTGCCGGCGGGACAATCCGGCTCGATGGGAAAAAAGCCGCGATTATCGGCGGCGCAGTATGTGCACTCAATGCGGTGCGGGCACGCACGATCGGTTCCGAATACGGTGTGAGGACCGCCGTGGAAGCGGGTACCGATTATCAGGCAAGAAAGATGGGTGAAGAACTCGATAGGTCGGCACGGTTTTGCGGCGATAATATCAAGAAAATCGATGATGTTTTCTTGTCCCTCAAAGCAATGGTCAAAAAAGGAGTCTCCCTAGGCCCGGACAAAAAATCCAGAGTAGCCCAAATCCGGAAAAAACGGTCGCAACTGAAAAAATACCGTGAAGTCATGGAATGGAAAAAAAAGGAACTGGAAAAACATTCCCATACGAATACCATGGCGGTCATCTGTATCGAAGACAAAATATTTGCCGATGTCATGCTTAAAATCATTGATAAAAAGCTGTTGATCCACAATACCATCAGCCATATCTGTTTCCGTTATGATAACAAAAAAGACAGGATCATGCAGGGAGAATATAGTAAAGAAGGGTAG